A genomic window from Nosocomiicoccus massiliensis includes:
- the rpmE gene encoding 50S ribosomal protein L31: MKQDIHPAYHRVNVICGSCGTEFETGSTLEEDIKVEVCSNCHPFYTGRQRFAAADGRVERFNKKFGFKSQNNEE; this comes from the coding sequence ATGAAACAAGATATTCATCCAGCATATCACAGAGTAAATGTTATCTGTGGTTCATGTGGTACTGAATTTGAAACAGGCTCAACTTTAGAAGAAGACATTAAAGTAGAAGTGTGCTCTAACTGTCACCCATTCTACACTGGACGTCAACGTTTCGCAGCTGCGGACGGACGCGTAGAGCGCTTCAACAAGAAATTTGGTTTCAAATCTCAAAACAACGAAGAGTAA
- the atpB gene encoding F0F1 ATP synthase subunit A: MDHGTPTYEVNIGGIPIVFDLATCFMIVVTCLVVFFLMFFLTRNLAIKPTGKPQLFVEWLMNFVKGIISSNIAWREGARFHFFALTLISFIFMANFIGIPFTFVSPENNLWWKSPTADPTVTLTLAGLMIVLTHYYGVKMKGIKEYAKDYARPVWFLVPIKILEEFTYNLTLGLRLYGNIYAGEILLTLLLGLVTTGGVLGFVGGIVPMMVWQGFKTFIGALQAFIFIMLSMVYLAHKMQDDH, from the coding sequence ATGGATCACGGAACTCCGACTTATGAAGTGAACATCGGTGGCATTCCAATCGTTTTTGATTTAGCAACATGCTTTATGATTGTTGTCACGTGTTTAGTCGTGTTTTTCTTAATGTTTTTCCTTACAAGAAACTTAGCGATTAAGCCAACAGGTAAACCTCAACTCTTTGTTGAATGGCTAATGAACTTTGTTAAGGGCATTATTTCAAGTAACATTGCTTGGCGTGAAGGTGCACGCTTTCACTTCTTTGCGCTTACATTAATTTCATTTATTTTCATGGCAAACTTTATCGGTATACCATTTACCTTTGTTTCGCCGGAGAATAACCTTTGGTGGAAATCACCAACAGCAGATCCAACTGTTACGTTAACACTTGCAGGTCTTATGATTGTCTTAACGCACTACTATGGTGTGAAGATGAAAGGTATCAAAGAATATGCTAAAGACTACGCACGTCCAGTTTGGTTCTTAGTACCAATTAAAATTCTTGAGGAATTTACGTATAACTTAACACTTGGTTTACGTTTATACGGGAACATTTACGCCGGAGAAATCCTATTAACATTACTACTTGGTCTCGTAACGACTGGTGGAGTTTTAGGATTCGTTGGTGGTATCGTACCGATGATGGTATGGCAAGGATTTAAAACATTTATAGGTGCTTTACAAGCATTTATTTTCATCATGTTATCAATGGTATATCTCGCACATAAAATGCAAGATGACCATTAA
- the prmC gene encoding peptide chain release factor N(5)-glutamine methyltransferase, translating to MPSFNIALKEAKKLLSAARKETRAADILLDDLFSMDTLSLILNGHNEMTDDDYKRYMNGVQRLLNDEPVQYITNIQYFYGRNFYVNNDTLIPRNETEELVMHVLKNADSGVVADIGTGTGAIGITLKLERPELDVYISDISKDALEVAKKNKENLEADVKILNGDLFEPFIEQGIKVDILVSNPPYISEKELEDMSLSVKKYEPKLALFAEEQGLYFYRKMIESLDDILNDGGKAFFEIGWKEKKDVLALVDTYWPNAKREVIQDINGNDRILYIEWVK from the coding sequence ATGCCGAGTTTTAATATTGCTCTAAAAGAAGCGAAAAAATTATTGTCTGCAGCACGTAAAGAAACGCGCGCTGCAGACATATTATTAGACGATTTATTTTCAATGGATACGCTCAGTCTAATTTTAAACGGTCATAATGAAATGACGGATGATGATTACAAGCGATATATGAACGGTGTACAACGACTGTTAAACGATGAACCTGTTCAATATATTACGAACATACAATATTTTTACGGTAGAAATTTTTACGTGAACAACGATACGTTAATCCCAAGAAATGAAACAGAAGAGCTCGTCATGCACGTATTAAAAAACGCCGACTCAGGCGTCGTTGCGGACATTGGGACGGGCACCGGAGCAATTGGTATTACACTCAAATTAGAACGTCCTGAATTAGACGTATACATATCTGACATTTCTAAAGATGCTTTAGAAGTCGCGAAGAAGAATAAAGAAAATCTTGAAGCCGACGTTAAAATTTTAAACGGTGATCTATTTGAACCGTTCATCGAACAGGGGATTAAAGTCGACATACTCGTATCAAATCCACCGTACATTAGTGAAAAAGAACTTGAAGATATGTCATTATCTGTAAAGAAATATGAACCAAAGCTCGCGCTCTTCGCTGAAGAACAGGGTCTGTATTTTTATCGTAAAATGATAGAGTCGTTAGACGACATCTTAAATGACGGTGGGAAAGCTTTTTTTGAAATTGGTTGGAAAGAAAAAAAGGACGTGCTTGCTCTTGTTGACACATATTGGCCGAACGCTAAGCGCGAAGTTATTCAAGATATAAATGGTAATGACCGCATTTTATATATAGAGTGGGTGAAGTAA
- the atpE gene encoding F0F1 ATP synthase subunit C codes for MALLAAGIAAGLAGLGGALGIGLVVSKTVEGVARQPESRSSLMTIMFIGVGVVEATPIIAIVIAFLLMFAL; via the coding sequence ATGGCTTTATTAGCAGCAGGTATCGCAGCTGGTCTTGCAGGACTTGGCGGTGCGTTAGGAATTGGTTTAGTTGTTTCAAAAACAGTTGAAGGTGTTGCGCGTCAACCAGAATCTCGTAGTTCATTAATGACAATCATGTTCATCGGTGTTGGGGTAGTTGAGGCGACTCCAATTATCGCGATTGTAATTGCATTCTTATTAATGTTCGCACTATAG
- the rpiB gene encoding ribose 5-phosphate isomerase B yields MKVIIGSDHGGFNLKSAIIQHLEDKGIDVKDVGPFDTDSVDYPDYAKPVAEAVQNSEYDRGILVCGTGIGMNIAANKHKGIRAALVHDTFSAHATREHNNSNILCMGERVIGTGLALDIVDIWLETEFEGGRHERRIEKIEQ; encoded by the coding sequence ATGAAAGTGATTATCGGTTCAGACCACGGTGGATTCAACTTAAAATCAGCCATCATACAGCATTTAGAAGATAAAGGAATCGACGTTAAAGACGTTGGGCCATTCGATACAGATTCTGTCGATTACCCAGATTATGCAAAACCGGTTGCTGAAGCTGTTCAAAATAGCGAATACGACCGCGGTATTTTAGTATGTGGAACAGGTATTGGAATGAATATCGCAGCGAATAAACATAAAGGTATTCGGGCAGCACTCGTTCACGACACGTTTTCTGCACACGCTACACGAGAGCACAACAATTCAAATATTTTATGTATGGGTGAACGTGTAATCGGAACTGGATTAGCGTTAGATATCGTTGATATTTGGTTAGAAACTGAATTTGAAGGTGGTAGACATGAGCGTAGAATTGAAAAAATTGAACAGTGA
- the rho gene encoding transcription termination factor Rho, giving the protein MKYETFDALYKNNTTKDLTARAKSLNVQNYSKLNKKELVLAILEAEMEQDGNYYMEGILDDIQPDGYGFLRTVNYSKGEKDIYISASQIRRFELKKGDKVTGKVRKPKDKENYYGLLQVDFVNDNNAEEIKKRPHFQALTPLYPDTKITLETNSKDYSTRIMDLITPIGYGQRGLIVAPPKAGKTSMLKEIATAITKNSPDAKLFILLIGERPEEVTDIERSVEEAEVVYSTFDEHPQHHVKVAELLLERCKRLVEMGEDVIVLMDSITRLARAYNLVVPPSGRTLSGGLDPASLFKPKAFFGAARNIEAGGSLTILATALVDTGSRMDDMIYEEFKGTGNMELHLDRNLAERRIYPAIDIKRSSTRREDLLLEQKELEVLWQLRNLFTDKHDFTERFIKTIKETKSNEDFFEVLRKKMIESSRTGKPFM; this is encoded by the coding sequence ATGAAATATGAAACGTTTGACGCGTTATATAAAAATAATACGACGAAAGATTTAACAGCGAGAGCGAAAAGTTTAAACGTTCAAAACTATAGTAAATTAAACAAAAAAGAACTTGTTTTAGCAATATTAGAAGCTGAGATGGAACAAGATGGTAACTATTACATGGAAGGTATTTTAGATGATATCCAACCAGACGGTTACGGCTTTTTAAGAACGGTGAACTATTCTAAAGGTGAAAAAGATATTTATATCTCTGCGTCACAAATTCGTCGCTTCGAATTAAAAAAAGGTGACAAAGTTACTGGTAAAGTTAGAAAACCAAAAGACAAAGAAAATTATTACGGATTACTACAAGTCGACTTCGTAAACGATAATAACGCTGAAGAAATTAAAAAACGTCCTCACTTCCAAGCGTTAACTCCACTTTATCCTGATACAAAAATTACGTTAGAAACGAATTCAAAAGATTATTCGACGAGAATTATGGATTTAATTACGCCGATTGGATATGGACAGCGTGGTTTAATCGTCGCGCCACCTAAAGCAGGTAAAACATCGATGTTAAAAGAAATTGCTACTGCGATTACTAAAAATTCTCCAGATGCAAAGCTTTTTATTCTCTTAATTGGTGAACGTCCAGAAGAGGTTACGGATATCGAGCGCTCTGTAGAAGAAGCTGAAGTCGTGTACTCGACGTTTGACGAGCATCCACAACATCACGTTAAAGTTGCAGAACTATTACTTGAGCGTTGTAAGCGTCTCGTTGAAATGGGCGAGGACGTAATCGTATTAATGGACTCTATTACGCGACTTGCACGTGCGTATAACTTAGTCGTGCCGCCTTCAGGGCGTACGTTATCTGGTGGACTAGACCCTGCGTCACTATTTAAACCAAAAGCATTTTTTGGTGCAGCGAGAAATATTGAAGCGGGTGGAAGTTTAACGATATTAGCAACCGCACTTGTTGATACGGGTTCAAGAATGGATGATATGATCTACGAAGAGTTTAAAGGTACAGGTAACATGGAGTTACACTTAGATCGTAATTTAGCAGAACGTAGAATTTATCCGGCGATTGATATTAAACGTTCAAGCACGCGCCGTGAAGACTTATTATTAGAACAAAAAGAGCTTGAAGTTTTATGGCAACTTAGAAACTTATTTACAGATAAGCATGACTTTACAGAGCGTTTTATTAAGACGATTAAAGAAACGAAATCAAACGAAGACTTCTTTGAAGTACTACGTAAAAAGATGATTGAATCTAGCAGAACTGGAAAACCGTTTATGTAA
- a CDS encoding ATP synthase subunit I, whose translation MTLFKGFMNFFAKAFIIIFVIEFLSLFFFDRIIVQSLVVGTIISVFMALSWYSNYYKALHSQQRMTTTGTVTRVILVLLACIIWYKFQAELNIIAITVGLMSTYVIIFVNAVRHFRK comes from the coding sequence ATGACACTTTTTAAAGGATTTATGAACTTTTTTGCGAAGGCTTTTATTATCATCTTTGTTATAGAGTTCTTGTCATTATTCTTTTTTGATCGAATAATTGTCCAAAGTTTAGTCGTTGGAACAATTATCTCTGTATTTATGGCATTAAGTTGGTATTCCAACTACTATAAAGCATTGCACAGTCAGCAACGAATGACTACAACAGGAACTGTTACGCGTGTAATACTCGTGTTATTAGCGTGCATTATCTGGTATAAATTTCAGGCTGAATTAAATATTATTGCGATTACTGTCGGTTTAATGTCGACTTACGTAATTATATTTGTGAATGCAGTAAGACATTTTAGAAAATGA
- the glyA gene encoding serine hydroxymethyltransferase, with protein MSYIKQSDEALYEAIQKEFDRQNENIELIASENFVSEAVLEAQGSVLTNKYAEGYPGKRYYGGCEYVDVAEDLARERLKEIFGAEHANVQPHSGSQANMAVYFSVLNPGDTILGMNLSDGGHLTHGAPVNFSGKLFNIVSYGVSKEDEAIDYDELREIAIKEQPKLIIAGGSAYALQIDFKKFREIADEVGAYLMVDMAHIAGLVAAGLHPNPVEYADFVTSTTHKTLRGPRGGIILTKKEHARKIDSNIFPGIQGGPLMHVIAAKAVAFKEALQPEFKAYQEQVIKNAKVLAEKLQENGLRIVSGRTENHLVLVDTKVFGLTGKQAEEALDKVGITTNKNTIPFETESPFVTSGLRMGTPAMTTRGFKEAEMEEVADIIIETLTKEKNGESLDGIHDRVVQLTSKYPLYDHK; from the coding sequence ATGTCTTACATTAAACAATCAGATGAAGCACTATACGAAGCGATTCAAAAGGAATTCGACCGTCAAAATGAAAATATTGAGCTAATCGCATCAGAAAACTTTGTATCAGAAGCGGTATTAGAAGCTCAAGGAAGCGTGTTAACGAACAAATACGCTGAAGGTTACCCAGGCAAACGTTACTACGGAGGATGTGAGTACGTAGACGTTGCTGAAGATCTAGCACGTGAACGTCTAAAAGAAATCTTCGGTGCAGAACACGCAAACGTACAACCACACTCTGGATCACAAGCGAACATGGCAGTGTACTTCTCGGTGTTAAACCCTGGAGATACGATTTTAGGTATGAACTTATCTGACGGTGGTCACTTAACGCACGGTGCACCGGTAAACTTTAGTGGTAAATTATTTAACATCGTAAGTTACGGTGTATCTAAAGAAGATGAAGCAATTGACTACGATGAGTTACGTGAAATTGCGATTAAAGAACAACCTAAACTTATCATCGCTGGTGGTAGTGCATACGCGTTACAAATCGACTTTAAAAAGTTCAGAGAAATCGCAGATGAAGTCGGTGCGTACTTAATGGTAGACATGGCTCACATTGCTGGTTTAGTTGCAGCTGGTCTACATCCAAACCCAGTTGAGTACGCAGACTTTGTAACTTCAACAACACATAAAACATTACGTGGACCACGTGGTGGAATTATTTTAACTAAAAAAGAACATGCGAGAAAGATTGATTCAAACATCTTCCCTGGTATTCAAGGTGGACCGTTAATGCACGTAATTGCAGCAAAAGCTGTTGCATTTAAAGAAGCATTACAACCTGAATTTAAAGCATACCAAGAGCAAGTGATTAAAAACGCAAAAGTACTTGCAGAAAAATTACAAGAGAACGGTTTAAGAATCGTTTCAGGACGTACTGAAAACCACTTAGTGTTAGTAGATACAAAAGTATTCGGCTTAACAGGTAAACAAGCAGAAGAAGCGTTAGATAAAGTTGGTATTACAACAAATAAAAATACTATCCCATTCGAAACAGAATCACCATTTGTAACGAGTGGTTTACGTATGGGAACACCTGCGATGACAACACGCGGATTTAAAGAAGCGGAAATGGAAGAAGTTGCAGACATTATCATTGAAACATTAACAAAAGAAAAGAACGGAGAAAGCTTAGACGGAATTCACGACAGAGTCGTTCAGTTAACTAGTAAATATCCGTTATATGACCACAAATAG
- a CDS encoding F0F1 ATP synthase subunit B → MELLILGAAPSSIPTAFGTGLVLLGSFLVLLFALSYFVWEPVKKVMDDREKLIHDDIESAEIAKREAEALRKKNEEILSQTQAEVSEMFEKSREEAKVQQQSIIDEATINAKRLMSDAQKDIEQEKEKAVREINDQVAELSVLIAQKVIEKELSPQDQKDLIDKYLQEAGDR, encoded by the coding sequence GTGGAACTATTAATATTAGGCGCTGCACCGTCGTCAATCCCAACGGCTTTTGGTACAGGTCTCGTTTTACTCGGGAGCTTCTTAGTACTACTTTTTGCTCTTTCATATTTCGTATGGGAACCAGTTAAAAAAGTAATGGACGACCGTGAAAAGTTAATTCACGACGACATCGAGAGCGCTGAAATTGCAAAACGAGAAGCAGAAGCGCTTCGTAAAAAGAACGAGGAAATTTTATCTCAAACTCAAGCTGAAGTTAGTGAAATGTTTGAAAAATCTCGTGAAGAAGCGAAAGTACAACAGCAGTCAATTATTGACGAAGCAACAATAAATGCGAAAAGACTTATGTCTGATGCACAAAAAGATATTGAGCAAGAAAAAGAAAAAGCAGTACGTGAAATCAACGACCAAGTCGCTGAATTATCTGTTTTAATTGCTCAAAAAGTGATTGAAAAAGAATTGTCTCCACAAGATCAAAAAGATCTCATTGACAAGTACCTACAGGAAGCAGGGGATAGATAA
- the prfA gene encoding peptide chain release factor 1, protein MFDQLDILEDRYEQLNELLSDPDVTSNPDKLREYSKEQSDLSEKVEVYREYKSHKETIAESKEMLEESDDPEMNELLKEEIKESEALLPELEEKLKFLLIPKDPNDDKNVVMEIRGAAGGDEAQIFAGDLFRMYSRYAETQGWKIDVVDKSASDQGGFKEISFVINGHGAYSKLKFENGAHRVQRVPETESGGRIHTSTATVAVLPEVEEVEVEIRNEDLKIDTYRSSGAGGQHVNTTDSAVRITHLPTGLVVTSQDEKSQIKNRESAMKVMRSRIYDMMQQEAQDEYSEKRKLAVGTGDRSERIRTYNYPQNRVTDHRIGLTINKLDQIIDGNLDEVLDSLMIEDQKSRLEELNNAEF, encoded by the coding sequence ATGTTTGATCAACTCGATATATTAGAAGATAGATACGAACAACTCAATGAACTGCTCAGTGATCCAGATGTAACTAGTAATCCGGATAAGTTAAGAGAGTATTCAAAAGAGCAAAGTGATTTATCAGAAAAAGTAGAAGTGTATAGAGAATATAAATCACATAAAGAAACGATTGCCGAGTCTAAAGAAATGTTAGAAGAGTCAGACGACCCGGAAATGAATGAATTACTAAAAGAAGAAATCAAAGAATCTGAAGCGTTACTTCCTGAGCTTGAAGAAAAACTTAAGTTTTTACTCATTCCAAAAGACCCGAACGACGACAAAAACGTTGTTATGGAAATTCGCGGGGCAGCAGGTGGAGACGAAGCACAAATTTTTGCTGGAGATTTATTCCGTATGTATTCACGCTATGCAGAAACGCAAGGTTGGAAAATCGATGTCGTCGATAAAAGTGCTTCTGACCAAGGTGGGTTTAAAGAAATTAGCTTCGTAATTAACGGTCACGGTGCGTATTCAAAACTAAAATTTGAAAACGGCGCACACCGTGTTCAGCGTGTCCCTGAAACAGAATCAGGTGGTCGTATTCATACGTCAACAGCAACAGTTGCGGTTTTACCAGAAGTTGAAGAAGTTGAAGTAGAAATTCGTAACGAAGACTTAAAAATCGATACGTACCGCTCAAGTGGTGCAGGTGGTCAGCACGTTAACACGACAGACTCTGCCGTACGTATTACGCACTTACCGACAGGTTTAGTCGTAACGTCACAAGATGAAAAATCACAAATCAAAAACAGAGAAAGCGCAATGAAAGTTATGCGCTCTAGAATTTACGACATGATGCAACAAGAAGCACAAGATGAATACAGTGAAAAGCGTAAACTCGCAGTTGGTACTGGTGACCGTTCAGAACGTATTCGTACGTATAACTATCCGCAAAACCGTGTGACAGATCACCGTATCGGTTTAACGATTAATAAACTCGATCAAATTATCGATGGTAACTTAGATGAAGTACTAGACTCACTCATGATTGAAGACCAAAAATCTCGATTAGAAGAGTTAAACAATGCCGAGTTTTAA
- the wecB gene encoding non-hydrolyzing UDP-N-acetylglucosamine 2-epimerase — protein MKKRIMVVFGTRPEAIKMAPLVNALKESKHLEPVVVVTAQHREMLDQVLNAFNITPDYDLNVMRAEQTLSHITSQVLKEMESIIQKETPNMVLVHGDTTTTFSAALAAFYQKVSIGHVEAGLRTYNKFAPYPEELNRQLTTRLADLHFAPTLRAKDNLLKEQVDESTIFVTGNTVIDALNTTVDPNYNSKLLSQYKDKRVILLTAHRRENLGEPMIQIFKAMKHIADTHRDVVIVYPVHKNPKIRELAQRYLTHDRIELIEPLDVMDFHNFAAASEIILTDSGGIQEEAPSLNKPVLVLRDVTERPEGVESGVLKIVGTDFEKIVTETNRLLNNREIYDEMTQLKNPYGDGQASHRIVDIISHYYGFILEKPSDFMNS, from the coding sequence ATGAAAAAGCGAATTATGGTCGTTTTTGGTACTCGACCAGAAGCGATTAAAATGGCTCCACTTGTGAATGCATTAAAAGAGTCAAAGCATCTAGAACCGGTTGTTGTCGTAACCGCACAACACCGCGAAATGTTAGATCAAGTACTCAATGCATTTAACATTACTCCAGACTATGACTTAAATGTGATGAGAGCAGAACAGACGCTCTCTCACATTACAAGTCAAGTATTAAAAGAGATGGAGTCGATTATACAAAAAGAAACTCCTAATATGGTTCTCGTCCACGGTGATACGACGACGACGTTTTCTGCTGCACTGGCAGCTTTTTATCAGAAAGTAAGTATCGGTCATGTCGAAGCAGGTTTACGTACGTATAATAAATTTGCGCCGTACCCTGAAGAGTTAAATCGACAATTGACGACGCGTTTGGCGGATTTGCATTTTGCACCGACTTTACGTGCAAAAGATAATTTACTTAAAGAACAAGTCGATGAAAGTACAATTTTTGTGACGGGTAATACAGTGATAGATGCTTTAAATACAACGGTAGATCCAAATTATAACAGTAAATTATTATCTCAATATAAAGATAAGAGAGTAATTCTACTTACAGCACATCGTAGAGAAAACTTAGGCGAGCCGATGATTCAAATATTTAAAGCGATGAAACATATTGCTGATACACACCGCGACGTTGTGATTGTATACCCTGTTCATAAAAATCCGAAAATACGCGAACTTGCACAACGATATTTAACACACGACCGTATCGAGTTAATTGAACCGTTAGATGTAATGGATTTTCATAACTTTGCTGCGGCAAGTGAAATTATTCTCACAGATTCTGGCGGCATACAAGAAGAAGCACCATCGCTAAATAAACCTGTACTCGTTTTAAGAGATGTCACAGAACGCCCAGAGGGTGTAGAGAGTGGTGTGCTTAAAATTGTTGGGACAGATTTTGAGAAAATCGTCACTGAAACAAATAGATTACTAAATAACCGAGAAATTTATGATGAAATGACTCAGTTAAAAAATCCATATGGTGATGGACAAGCGAGTCATCGAATCGTCGATATTATTTCACATTATTATGGTTTTATATTAGAAAAACCATCAGATTTTATGAACTCATAA
- a CDS encoding L-threonylcarbamoyladenylate synthase — translation MNTKVWEITSEDVNAPLTEETIEKLDEIKLAFEYGEIIAIPTETVYGLGANAKDPEAIIKIFQAKNRPGDNPLIVHVHSYEQVESFTSYIDDKVKKLMDTFWPGPISFILPLKDGVIASNTVAEMDSVAVRMPSHPVARKILEYTNIPIAAPSANLSGKPSPTDAEHVIHDLNGRIFGVVVSEKSEIGLESTVLDCTQFPYKVARPGHISIEELQDVLKEEILEHKDTMERPISPGMKYKHYAPRQPMSVVEGGINSNTRLRVPEGIKKNKVGVIAPETVRQYIDKDMQFTSLCRDEESYREAAKNLYAALRHMDASDVEIIYIYGFKQNSETEALMNRIYKATGSTIIKG, via the coding sequence ATGAATACAAAAGTATGGGAAATCACATCTGAAGACGTTAACGCACCACTTACAGAGGAAACGATTGAAAAGTTGGACGAAATCAAACTAGCATTTGAATACGGAGAAATCATCGCTATTCCAACAGAAACAGTATATGGTCTCGGTGCAAATGCAAAAGATCCAGAAGCGATTATTAAAATTTTCCAAGCGAAAAACCGGCCTGGAGATAATCCATTAATCGTCCATGTACATAGCTACGAGCAAGTTGAATCGTTCACGTCTTATATCGATGATAAAGTAAAAAAACTCATGGATACGTTTTGGCCTGGACCGATTTCTTTTATCTTACCTTTAAAAGATGGGGTCATCGCTTCAAATACAGTCGCTGAAATGGATAGTGTCGCAGTAAGAATGCCGTCTCATCCAGTTGCACGAAAGATTTTAGAGTACACAAATATACCTATCGCTGCACCGAGTGCGAATTTAAGCGGCAAACCATCTCCGACAGATGCAGAACACGTGATTCACGACTTAAACGGTAGAATATTTGGTGTAGTCGTATCTGAAAAATCTGAGATTGGACTAGAAAGTACAGTGTTAGACTGCACACAGTTTCCATATAAAGTCGCACGTCCAGGACACATATCAATCGAAGAGTTACAAGACGTATTAAAAGAAGAGATTTTAGAACATAAAGATACGATGGAACGACCGATTTCTCCTGGCATGAAGTACAAACACTACGCACCACGTCAGCCGATGAGTGTCGTTGAAGGCGGCATTAACTCGAACACGAGACTTCGTGTACCTGAAGGTATAAAAAAGAATAAAGTTGGAGTCATCGCGCCAGAAACTGTCCGCCAATACATCGACAAAGACATGCAGTTTACGAGTCTTTGCAGAGACGAAGAAAGTTACCGTGAAGCGGCTAAAAATTTATATGCCGCACTTAGACATATGGACGCGTCGGATGTTGAAATCATCTATATATACGGATTTAAGCAAAATAGTGAAACTGAAGCGCTGATGAACCGTATTTATAAAGCGACAGGCAGTACTATTATTAAAGGGTGA
- the upp gene encoding uracil phosphoribosyltransferase: MTKVRVMDHPLIQHKLGYIRDKHTSTKEFRELVDEVGMLMAYEVTRELSLEDVTVETPIGPTTAKRLSGKKICLVPILRAGLGMTEGIHKLIPSARVGHIGLYRDPETLEAVEYYAKFPSDIEERDILVIDPMLATGASAVEAITAIKKRGATKLTFICLIAAPEGVKALEEAHPDVDIYIGALDDSLDENSYIVPGLGDAGDRLFGTK; the protein is encoded by the coding sequence ATGACAAAAGTACGCGTAATGGATCATCCATTAATTCAGCATAAACTCGGATATATCCGAGACAAACACACGTCGACAAAAGAGTTTAGAGAACTCGTCGACGAAGTCGGAATGCTTATGGCATATGAGGTAACGAGAGAATTATCTCTAGAAGACGTTACTGTTGAAACGCCAATCGGTCCGACTACAGCAAAACGTTTAAGCGGGAAAAAGATTTGTCTCGTACCAATTTTACGTGCTGGTTTAGGAATGACTGAAGGAATCCATAAGCTTATTCCATCTGCGCGCGTTGGCCATATCGGTTTATACCGTGACCCAGAAACGCTTGAAGCGGTGGAATACTATGCAAAGTTTCCAAGTGATATTGAGGAAAGAGATATTTTAGTCATTGACCCGATGCTCGCTACAGGTGCAAGTGCTGTTGAAGCAATTACTGCGATTAAAAAACGTGGTGCAACTAAACTGACATTCATCTGTTTAATTGCGGCACCTGAAGGTGTAAAAGCTTTAGAAGAAGCACATCCAGATGTGGATATTTACATCGGTGCATTAGATGACTCACTCGATGAAAATAGTTATATCGTTCCAGGACTTGGAGACGCAGGAGACCGTCTATTCGGAACGAAATAA
- a CDS encoding TIGR01440 family protein, giving the protein MSVELKKLNSELTTIIQELEDADFFFSNASLVIGCSTSEVQGEHIGKHSSMEVAEVIFKAFEPIVERYDMDVFFQGCEHINRALTTTKKAVERNHLQSQIVTVVPDRSAGGSLSEYAFNHLKDSVVVEHVDVDLGIDIGQTLIGMHIKHVQVPVRVNTKTLGEAQLTIAKSRPKLIGGERAHYN; this is encoded by the coding sequence ATGAGCGTAGAATTGAAAAAATTGAACAGTGAGCTTACAACGATCATTCAAGAGTTAGAAGACGCTGATTTTTTCTTTTCAAATGCCTCACTCGTCATCGGATGTTCAACATCTGAAGTACAAGGAGAACATATCGGTAAACATAGTTCGATGGAAGTTGCGGAAGTGATTTTCAAAGCATTCGAACCCATCGTTGAACGATATGATATGGATGTGTTTTTCCAAGGGTGTGAACATATTAACCGTGCACTGACTACTACTAAAAAAGCAGTCGAAAGAAATCATTTACAATCACAAATTGTAACTGTCGTTCCTGACAGAAGTGCAGGTGGAAGTTTAAGTGAATATGCGTTTAATCATTTAAAGGATAGTGTCGTAGTCGAGCACGTCGATGTCGATTTAGGCATCGATATCGGGCAAACACTAATTGGTATGCATATTAAACACGTACAAGTTCCTGTTCGAGTGAATACGAAAACGCTCGGAGAAGCACAACTTACAATTGCGAAATCTCGTCCGAAATTAATCGGCGGGGAACGCGCGCATTATAACTAA